The Miscanthus floridulus cultivar M001 chromosome 7, ASM1932011v1, whole genome shotgun sequence genome includes a region encoding these proteins:
- the LOC136464912 gene encoding uncharacterized protein, giving the protein MSTFPPPPPTAARSPLTRVRLDDLAPFDGASTPAYARAVHAVAASLTRHGAAAVELPAADAAVVRCALESARGFFRVRPGLYVYRAGRALDDGELSPACMADAFRCLGKAARAALCAIARNLRLRSDAFSHLLDDNPLPLDEVSASELMVSFSHGHPQSSQAPMVGLRSSMAEVDRGFVTLVASDHPGIEVCNPNGHWYPVDAGSSPDVLLLLTGRALSHVTAGLQLNSQYRITNNGNRASLMFRLMPRANAILDCSPISAAGHCIPQIHRPISANQFMDDLRAEENVYHHLEAPPESQGNFVNEPSLRSVLSDPLSGAFLEDAMVLSCGHSFGGLMLKKVLEMARCSICNGEVDEASLFPNLALRAVATVVKMEDDRRLFHNAALRKRRKEVTEHMDAQRRNGSSKDSIELGLDAESPRAFKGVQYPFVVGERVVIMGNKRTPDKFVGKEAVVTSQCLNGWYLVKAVDSGESIRLQYRSLRKAGELKVQALLQSRQ; this is encoded by the exons ATGTCGACCTTCCCTCCCCCACCCCCCACCGCCGCTAGGAGCCCCCTCACCAGGGTGCGCCTCGACGACCTGGCCCCGTTCGACGGCGCCTCCACTCCGGCCTACGCGCGCGCAGTCCACGCCGTCGCCGCTTCCCTCACGcgccacggcgccgccgccgtcgagctccctgCAGCGGACGCCGCTGTCGTCCGCTGCGCCCTCGAGTCCGCCCGTGGCTTCTTCCGCGTCCGCCCCGGCCTCTATGTCTACCGCGCCGGGAG GGCTCTGGATGATGGAGAGTTGTCACCTGCTTGCATGGCTGATGCTTTCAGATGTTTGGGTAAGGCTGCCCGTGCTGCTCTCTGTGCAATAGCACGGAACCTTCGTTTACGTTCAGA TGCTTTCAGCCATTTGCTTGATGACAACCCATTGCCTCTTGATGAGGTTTCAGCTTCAGAATTGATGGTGTCATTTTCTCATGGACACCCCCAAAGCAGCCAAGCACCTATGGTGGGCCTCAGGTCATCAATGGCTGAAGTTGATAGAGGTTTTGTTACACTGGTTGCTTCTGACCATCCAGGAATTGAG GTTTGCAACCCAAATGGTCATTGGTACCCAGTAGATGCAGGCTCAAGCCCTGATGTCCTATTGCTTTTGACTGGAAGAGCCTTGAGTCATGTTACTGCTGGTCTACAGCTAAATTCTCAGTACAGGATCACTAATAATGGAAACAG GGCATCACTCATGTTTAGGCTGATGCCTCGTGCCAATGCTATATTGGACTGCTCTCCAATTTCAGCTGCTGGGCATTGCATACCGCAGATCCACCGGCCCATATCTGCAAACCAGTTTATGGATGATTTGCGTGCTGAAGAGAATGTTTACCATCACTTGGAAGCACCACCT GAATCACAGGGAAACTTTGTTAATGAACCATCGCTCAGAAGTGTACTATCAGACCCTTTGTC TGGGGCTTTTCTTGAAGATGCTATGGTTCTCTCATGTGGGCACTCGTTTGGTGGCCTCATGCTGAAGAAAGTTCTTGAAATG GCAAGGTGCAGCATTTGCAACGGAGAAGTTGATGAGGCCTCCTTATTTCCTAACCTTG CTCTAAGAGCGGTAGCTACAGTGGTGAAGATGGAAGACGATAGGAGGCTCTTTCATAACGCTGCTCTTCGAAAGCGCCGGAAAGAAGTGACTGAGCATATGGACGCCCAAAGGCGAAATGGAAGTAGCAAG GACAGTATTGAGCTGGGGTTAGATGCTGAAAGCCCTAGAGCGTTCAAGGGGGTGCAGTACCCGTTTGTGGTGGGTGAGAGAGTTGTGATCATG GGAAATAAAAGGACGCCTGATAAATTCGTTGGGAAGGAGGCGGTGGTGACATCACAGTGCCTGAATGGCTG GTACCTTGTGAAGGCAGTTGATAGCGGAGAAAGCATACGGCTGCAGTACAGGTCGCTGAGGAAAGCGGGGGAGCTAAAGGTGCAAGCACTCCTGCAGAGTAGACAATGA